One region of Olleya sp. Hel_I_94 genomic DNA includes:
- a CDS encoding PhoH family protein — MNEIIIELQEISPKEFFGTGNENITLLKKYFPKLKIVARGNTIKAFGDEELLDEFDRRMTMLLKHFSKYNKLDENVIERVLTSQSSDDYSTSEKSGEVLVHGANGKPIKAITANQRKMVELMRKNDMVFAIGPAGTGKTYTGVALAVKALKNKEVKRIILTRPAVEAGENLGFLPGDLKEKLDPYMQPLYDALRDMIPAEKLAQYIENGTIQIAPLAFMRGRTLDHAFVILDEGQNTTHAQMKMFLTRMGKSAKFLLTGDPGQIDLPRRTISGLKEALLILKGVEGVGMIFLDDKDVVRHKLVKKIIEAYKNIENRE; from the coding sequence TTGAACGAAATAATTATTGAACTACAGGAGATCTCTCCAAAAGAGTTTTTTGGAACCGGAAATGAGAATATTACGCTACTAAAAAAATACTTTCCAAAACTCAAGATTGTAGCTAGAGGAAATACCATTAAGGCTTTTGGAGACGAAGAATTATTGGATGAGTTTGATCGTAGAATGACCATGCTATTAAAGCATTTTTCTAAATACAATAAATTAGACGAAAACGTAATCGAGCGTGTTTTAACTAGCCAAAGTAGTGATGATTACAGCACTTCTGAAAAAAGTGGCGAAGTCTTAGTACATGGTGCCAATGGTAAACCTATTAAGGCTATTACTGCTAACCAACGTAAAATGGTCGAGCTAATGCGTAAAAACGATATGGTATTTGCTATTGGACCAGCAGGAACAGGTAAAACGTATACAGGAGTAGCATTAGCAGTTAAAGCATTAAAAAATAAAGAGGTAAAACGTATTATTTTGACACGTCCAGCAGTGGAAGCAGGTGAAAATCTAGGTTTTTTACCTGGAGATTTAAAAGAAAAATTAGATCCTTATATGCAACCATTATATGACGCATTAAGAGATATGATTCCTGCGGAAAAATTAGCACAGTATATTGAAAATGGTACCATACAAATTGCACCTTTAGCATTTATGCGTGGTCGTACATTAGATCATGCTTTTGTTATTTTAGATGAAGGTCAAAATACAACGCATGCACAAATGAAGATGTTTTTAACCAGAATGGGTAAAAGCGCTAAATTTTTATTAACAGGTGATCCAGGTCAAATTGATTTGCCTCGTCGTACTATTTCTGGTTTAAAAGAAGCTTTACTTATTTTAAAAGGAGTAGAAGGTGTAGGAATGATTTTTCTGGATGACAAGGATGTTGTTAGACATAAACTAGTCAAAAAAATTATCGAAGCTTATAAAAACATTGAAAACAGAGAGTAA
- a CDS encoding phosphoribosylaminoimidazolesuccinocarboxamide synthase, which yields MSNTIIDTNFKFPNQKSLYKGKVRAVYNINDEELVMIATDRLSAFDVVMPKGIPYKGQILNQIATSMMKATEDVVPNWLTATPDPNVAVGHLCEPFKVEMVIRGYMSGHAAREYKAGKRMLCGVVMPEGMKENDKFPEPIITPATKAEMGDHDEDISREDILKKGIVSEADYIVLEDYTRKLFKRGTEIAASRGLILVDTKYEFGKTKDGKIVLIDEIHTPDSSRYFYAEGYQDRQDNNEAQKQLSKEFVRQWLIANNFQGLEGQTVPVMSDDYIETVSERYIELYENIMGEPFVKADVSNIQERIEANVLAYLK from the coding sequence ATGAGTAATACTATTATAGACACTAATTTTAAATTTCCTAATCAAAAAAGTCTATACAAAGGAAAAGTAAGAGCAGTTTACAATATTAATGATGAAGAATTGGTAATGATTGCAACAGACCGTTTAAGCGCTTTTGATGTGGTTATGCCAAAAGGAATCCCATATAAAGGACAAATCCTTAATCAGATTGCCACTAGCATGATGAAAGCTACCGAAGATGTTGTGCCAAATTGGTTAACAGCAACTCCAGATCCAAACGTTGCGGTTGGACATTTATGCGAGCCTTTTAAAGTAGAAATGGTTATACGTGGTTACATGTCTGGTCATGCAGCGCGTGAGTATAAAGCTGGAAAACGCATGCTTTGTGGTGTTGTAATGCCAGAAGGAATGAAGGAAAACGATAAGTTTCCGGAGCCTATTATTACGCCTGCAACTAAAGCAGAAATGGGTGATCATGACGAAGATATCTCAAGAGAAGACATCCTTAAAAAAGGAATAGTTAGCGAAGCAGACTACATTGTTTTAGAAGACTATACGCGTAAATTATTTAAAAGAGGGACAGAAATAGCTGCTTCACGTGGCTTAATTTTGGTGGATACTAAATATGAATTTGGTAAAACTAAGGATGGGAAAATTGTTTTAATTGATGAAATCCATACACCAGATTCTTCGCGATATTTTTATGCTGAAGGCTATCAAGACCGTCAAGATAATAACGAAGCACAAAAACAATTGTCTAAAGAGTTTGTAAGACAGTGGTTAATTGCTAATAATTTTCAAGGTTTAGAGGGACAAACTGTACCAGTTATGTCTGACGACTATATTGAAACCGTATCAGAACGTTATATTGAATTATACGAGAATATTATGGGAGAACCATTTGTAAAAGCAGATGTGTCAAACATTCAAGAACGTATTGAAGCTAATGTTTTAGCATATTTAAAATAA
- a CDS encoding DUF4269 domain-containing protein has product MNVDFTTIEYLKHGNKKQKIAYLDLKKHNVLDKLLPFNPILTGTIPIDIDIPNSDLDIICECKNHDTFPLFLKQQFSGYQDFKVYQTIQNTIPSTIATFKTDQFLYEIFGQAIPSKQQNAYRHMLIENEILKQKGLQFKKDIISLKLIGFKTEPAFAKLLGLKGNPYLALLALEDKYLKN; this is encoded by the coding sequence TTGAACGTAGATTTTACAACTATTGAATACTTAAAACACGGAAATAAGAAACAGAAAATTGCGTATTTAGACTTAAAAAAACATAATGTTTTAGACAAGTTATTACCTTTTAATCCCATTTTAACAGGCACTATACCAATTGATATAGATATACCTAATAGTGATTTAGATATTATTTGCGAGTGTAAAAACCATGATACCTTTCCTTTATTTTTAAAACAGCAATTTTCAGGATATCAAGACTTTAAAGTCTACCAAACCATACAAAATACAATACCGTCAACCATTGCTACTTTTAAAACTGATCAGTTTTTATATGAAATTTTTGGTCAAGCTATTCCTTCAAAACAACAAAATGCATACAGACATATGCTTATTGAAAATGAAATTTTAAAACAAAAAGGACTTCAGTTTAAAAAAGATATCATTTCGTTAAAATTAATAGGTTTTAAAACCGAACCTGCTTTTGCTAAACTACTTGGTTTAAAAGGCAATCCATACTTAGCTTTACTAGCGTTGGAAGATAAGTATCTTAAAAATTAA
- a CDS encoding haloacid dehalogenase type II has protein sequence MTTKPKVLFFDVNETLLDLTVMKKQVGDALGGKSDLLSLWFTTMLQYSLVVSASGQYKPFGHIGAAALQMVAANNNIVISEEETRDIVVKSMQNLPPHPEVKDALNTLKTEGFTLVALTNSNDESLKIKIENAGLTQYFDDLLSIESVGKFKPFNDVYIWASNKMNIKPEDCMLIAAHGWDVAGALWAGWRAAFVGRPGQQTFPLAPKTEINESDLQKVADILVTYK, from the coding sequence ATGACAACTAAACCTAAAGTATTATTCTTTGATGTAAACGAAACACTTTTAGATCTAACCGTAATGAAAAAACAGGTTGGAGATGCTTTAGGCGGTAAATCCGATTTATTGTCTTTATGGTTTACTACAATGTTACAGTATTCATTAGTGGTATCTGCAAGTGGACAATATAAACCGTTTGGACACATTGGTGCTGCTGCTTTACAAATGGTTGCAGCCAATAATAACATTGTAATTTCTGAAGAGGAAACTAGAGATATTGTTGTAAAATCGATGCAAAATTTACCGCCTCATCCGGAAGTAAAAGACGCTTTAAACACGTTAAAAACTGAAGGTTTTACTCTTGTAGCTTTAACCAATTCTAACGATGAAAGCCTTAAAATTAAAATTGAAAATGCTGGTTTGACCCAATATTTTGATGATTTGTTAAGTATTGAATCGGTTGGAAAATTTAAACCTTTTAATGATGTTTATATTTGGGCTTCAAATAAAATGAACATAAAACCAGAAGACTGTATGCTTATTGCTGCGCATGGTTGGGATGTTGCTGGTGCACTTTGGGCTGGTTGGCGTGCTGCTTTTGTTGGTAGGCCAGGACAACAGACATTTCCGTTAGCACCAAAAACGGAGATTAATGAAAGTGATTTACAAAAAGTAGCAGATATTTTGGTGACTTATAAGTAG
- a CDS encoding peroxiredoxin-like family protein, producing the protein MSSNNKGDLDVLLDEVRQASASKFTDEKKKIYADGISSVANSGVLDSALKVGDKAHNFTLKNALNESVTLYNELKNGPVVLTWYRGGWCPYCNITLHALQEKLPEFKKEGATLLALTPELPDNSLSTSEKNNLEFTVLSDLENTIGKAYGVVYTLTDDVATIYNAGFGLNKVNGDISNTLPLAATYVIDTNGIITYAFLDADYTQRAEPSEILSAVKQLK; encoded by the coding sequence ATGAGTTCAAATAATAAAGGTGACTTAGATGTATTGTTAGATGAAGTCCGTCAAGCAAGTGCATCTAAATTTACAGACGAAAAGAAAAAAATATATGCAGATGGAATTTCTAGTGTAGCAAACTCTGGAGTATTAGATTCTGCTTTAAAAGTTGGAGACAAAGCGCATAATTTCACTTTAAAAAATGCCTTAAACGAATCGGTTACTTTATACAACGAATTAAAAAACGGACCAGTAGTTTTAACATGGTACAGAGGTGGTTGGTGTCCATATTGCAATATTACTTTGCACGCTTTACAAGAAAAATTACCTGAATTTAAAAAAGAAGGTGCTACACTTTTGGCTTTGACTCCAGAATTGCCAGATAATTCTTTAAGTACTTCAGAAAAAAACAATCTTGAATTTACCGTTTTAAGTGATTTAGAAAACACTATTGGAAAAGCATATGGTGTGGTTTACACGCTAACAGATGATGTTGCTACTATTTATAACGCTGGTTTTGGACTAAACAAAGTTAATGGAGATATTAGTAATACCTTACCTTTAGCTGCAACTTATGTTATAGATACCAACGGAATAATTACTTATGCCTTTTTAGACGCAGATTATACACAGCGTGCAGAACCATCGGAAATATTATCAGCTGTAAAACAATTGAAATAA
- a CDS encoding DsbA family oxidoreductase — translation MANKLKIDIVSDVVCPWCTIGYKRLEKAIKELGVEDQLEIEWQPFELNPNMPAEGQNVIEHIAEKYGSTLDQQRESQQMMTDAGEELGFKFDYFDEMRMANTFDAHVLLEYAKDFGKQTELKMTLTKAFFSDRKDVSKRDVLKEALLEVGLNADEALAKLDSDEAKLEVRNKQNYWKNMGVNSVPTIVFNRKSAVTGAQPVDTFKQVLTELIAEQQAV, via the coding sequence ATGGCAAATAAATTAAAAATAGATATCGTATCTGACGTTGTATGTCCTTGGTGTACCATTGGATACAAGCGTTTAGAAAAAGCAATAAAAGAACTTGGTGTTGAAGATCAATTAGAAATTGAATGGCAGCCATTTGAATTAAATCCAAATATGCCAGCCGAAGGTCAAAATGTTATTGAACATATAGCCGAAAAGTATGGTTCTACATTAGACCAACAAAGAGAATCGCAACAAATGATGACTGATGCTGGTGAAGAACTAGGGTTTAAATTCGATTATTTTGATGAGATGCGAATGGCTAACACCTTTGATGCTCATGTTTTATTAGAATATGCTAAAGACTTCGGAAAGCAAACCGAATTAAAAATGACTTTAACTAAAGCCTTTTTTAGCGATAGAAAAGATGTATCTAAAAGAGATGTTTTAAAAGAAGCCCTTTTAGAAGTTGGTTTAAATGCAGATGAAGCTTTAGCTAAATTAGATAGCGATGAAGCAAAATTGGAAGTAAGAAACAAACAAAACTATTGGAAAAACATGGGTGTAAATTCTGTGCCAACTATTGTTTTTAATCGTAAAAGTGCAGTAACAGGAGCACAACCTGTAGATACTTTTAAACAAGTATTAACGGAGTTAATTGCTGAACAACAAGCGGTTTAA
- a CDS encoding EthD family reductase — MIKVSVMYPNSKDVQFDADYYKNTHLPMVSKLVGSALKDLELDLGIASRVPGELAPYVAIAHLKFDSVKAFQESFGPHAETFAADVKNYTNIQAELQISEIITF; from the coding sequence ATGATAAAAGTATCCGTAATGTATCCAAACAGTAAAGATGTACAGTTTGATGCAGACTATTATAAAAACACGCACTTACCAATGGTGTCAAAATTAGTTGGTAGCGCTTTAAAAGATTTAGAATTAGACTTAGGCATAGCTAGCAGAGTTCCTGGAGAACTTGCGCCTTACGTAGCTATTGCGCATTTAAAGTTTGACAGTGTGAAGGCTTTTCAAGAGTCCTTTGGACCTCATGCAGAAACTTTTGCTGCAGATGTAAAAAATTATACTAATATTCAGGCTGAACTTCAAATTAGTGAAATAATAACATTTTAA
- a CDS encoding carboxymuconolactone decarboxylase family protein, which translates to MTTLKIHNIETAPEGSKALLENSQKAYGMIPGLHGVLAASPELLKAYQELHQLFTETSFNNDELTVVWQTINVEHACHYCVPAHTGIAKMMKVDDAIIDALRNETPLADAKLEALRTLTLSITRNRGNVSQADLEAFYAAGYGEQQVLEIILGLSQKVISNYTNHIANTPVDEAFQKFAWSKK; encoded by the coding sequence ATGACAACTTTAAAAATTCACAACATCGAAACTGCTCCAGAAGGTAGCAAAGCTTTATTAGAAAACTCTCAAAAAGCATACGGAATGATTCCTGGTTTACATGGTGTTTTAGCAGCTTCTCCTGAATTATTAAAAGCATACCAAGAGTTACACCAATTATTTACAGAAACATCTTTTAATAACGACGAGCTTACTGTGGTATGGCAAACCATTAACGTAGAACATGCTTGTCATTACTGTGTGCCAGCACATACAGGTATTGCTAAAATGATGAAAGTTGATGATGCAATTATTGACGCTTTACGTAATGAAACGCCTCTTGCAGATGCAAAATTAGAAGCACTACGTACTCTAACATTATCTATAACACGTAATCGTGGAAATGTGTCGCAAGCAGATTTAGAAGCTTTTTACGCAGCTGGATATGGTGAGCAACAAGTATTAGAAATAATTTTAGGATTATCTCAAAAAGTAATTAGTAATTACACAAACCACATTGCAAATACACCTGTTGATGAGGCTTTTCAAAAATTTGCTTGGTCAAAAAAATAA
- a CDS encoding TetR/AcrR family transcriptional regulator, with product MARTKQYNETEVVEKAMHLFWKNGYETTSMQMLEKEMGINKFSIYSSFGNKHGLFLESLKLYRSNVSQVLDKLKKGTQGVEDIKQFFYHSVSSSFKSDNIKGCFVTNTYNEFSEKEDECIQKQMNSFMDSLKSIIIQKLKLDTSKNEETIAKQANYLLLAKHGLAAASRVNTKEEIEDYIEMVFKNL from the coding sequence ATGGCAAGAACAAAACAATATAACGAAACTGAAGTAGTCGAAAAAGCAATGCATCTTTTTTGGAAAAATGGCTATGAAACTACTTCTATGCAAATGCTTGAGAAAGAAATGGGCATCAACAAGTTTTCAATATATTCTAGTTTTGGTAATAAACATGGTTTGTTTCTAGAAAGTTTAAAGCTATACCGTTCTAATGTCAGTCAGGTTTTGGATAAACTTAAAAAAGGAACACAAGGCGTTGAAGATATTAAACAATTTTTTTACCATTCTGTAAGTTCTAGTTTTAAAAGCGACAACATTAAAGGTTGTTTTGTGACTAATACTTATAATGAGTTTTCTGAAAAAGAAGATGAATGCATTCAAAAGCAAATGAATAGTTTTATGGATAGCTTAAAATCCATAATTATTCAAAAACTTAAATTGGATACTTCAAAAAACGAAGAAACTATAGCAAAACAAGCTAACTATTTATTATTAGCTAAACACGGGTTAGCAGCAGCATCTAGAGTTAACACAAAAGAAGAAATTGAGGATTATATAGAAATGGTCTTCAAAAATTTATAA
- a CDS encoding heparan-alpha-glucosaminide N-acetyltransferase domain-containing protein: protein MKPTRLFFLDAVRAFAILMMLQGHFIDSLLNPIYRDTSNTIYNIWAYFRGITAPTFFTITGLVFVFLLLKAKEKGTEQERIKKGINRGLLLIVLGYALRFSFISLMYGQVNMNFLQVDVLQCIGLSLLILIFLFKISFKNEWVLAALFLIIGFSIFVSEPLYRTLKIENAPILFSNYLSIQHGSVFTIIPWFGYVAFGGFIAVLFAKFGHKNNYKPIKIAAFLIIGVFMIYYSSPTLKLLDNLFNLPLFTRSANYNYLFSRLGNVLVIFGIFYTFETYLKQAIITKIGQKTLSIYVIHFMIIYGSFTGLSLKHFFYKSLNPTQAILGAIVFMVVVCFISFYYVQTNTYLYNKIRKLYLKLKN from the coding sequence TTGAAACCAACCAGACTTTTTTTTCTTGATGCTGTCAGAGCTTTTGCTATACTAATGATGTTACAAGGTCATTTTATAGACTCGCTTTTAAACCCAATTTATCGGGACACTTCCAATACTATTTATAATATTTGGGCTTATTTTAGAGGGATTACAGCTCCAACCTTTTTTACCATTACAGGTTTAGTATTTGTATTTTTATTATTAAAAGCTAAAGAAAAAGGTACAGAACAAGAGCGAATTAAAAAAGGAATAAATCGAGGCTTACTGCTAATTGTACTAGGTTATGCCTTGCGCTTTTCGTTTATTAGTCTAATGTATGGGCAAGTTAACATGAATTTTTTACAAGTAGATGTCTTACAATGCATAGGTTTATCCTTATTAATTTTAATTTTTTTATTTAAAATAAGTTTTAAAAATGAATGGGTTTTAGCCGCATTATTTTTAATAATAGGCTTTAGTATTTTTGTATCAGAGCCATTATACCGAACCTTAAAAATTGAAAACGCTCCAATATTATTCTCTAATTACTTGAGCATACAACATGGATCGGTATTTACTATAATCCCATGGTTTGGCTACGTTGCTTTTGGTGGTTTTATTGCTGTACTATTTGCTAAATTTGGACATAAAAACAACTACAAACCTATTAAAATTGCTGCCTTTTTAATTATTGGTGTGTTTATGATTTATTATTCTAGTCCAACTTTAAAACTACTAGATAACCTATTTAATTTACCTTTATTTACCAGAAGTGCTAACTATAATTATTTGTTTAGTAGACTTGGAAATGTATTAGTAATCTTTGGGATATTTTACACTTTTGAAACTTATCTTAAACAAGCTATAATTACTAAAATTGGACAGAAAACGTTGTCTATTTATGTGATTCATTTTATGATTATTTACGGTAGTTTTACAGGTTTAAGCTTAAAACACTTTTTTTATAAAAGTTTAAATCCAACCCAAGCTATCCTTGGAGCTATTGTTTTTATGGTGGTTGTGTGCTTTATTTCTTTTTATTATGTGCAAACTAATACCTATTTGTATAATAAGATTCGTAAGCTTTATTTAAAGCTTAAAAACTAA
- a CDS encoding alanine/glycine:cation symporter family protein, producing MYDKINDFIADFASFVWGLPLLILLIGGGLYLLILSKFLPFRYLGHAIQILRGKYDNQDDEGEITHFQALTTALSSTIGMGNIAGVAVAISIGGPGAVFWMWISAVVGMSTKFFTSSLAIMYRGKDSAGNTQGGPMYFIMEGLGKHWKPLAILFSFCGLIGALPVFNVNQLTQAINDIVLKPNGITVDFTSNLIIGLALVIITSIVILGGLNRISKVASKLVPSMVLLYFVLILIILFANAEVVPTYFKLIFTDAFAAENYKGDAFLGGLLGGLIVLGIRRGAFSNEAGIGTAPLAHGAAKTNEPIREGLVAMLGPAIDTLIVCTLTALAILVTGVWQTTEANGVSLTANAFGAAMPTFGRYLLLLCIVIFSVSSLFSYAYYGGKCLSFLIGDKHKHYYNYFYILSIILGATTSLALMINLIDGVFALMAIPTMTATLILAPKVLKEAKAYFKRMKEI from the coding sequence ATGTATGATAAAATAAATGACTTTATAGCAGATTTTGCCTCTTTTGTTTGGGGTTTACCACTACTAATTTTATTAATTGGAGGTGGATTATACCTGCTAATTTTATCTAAGTTTTTACCGTTTAGATATTTAGGTCATGCCATTCAAATATTACGTGGTAAGTATGATAATCAGGATGACGAAGGCGAAATCACACATTTTCAAGCCTTAACCACAGCATTGTCATCTACCATTGGTATGGGAAATATTGCAGGCGTTGCAGTAGCCATCTCAATTGGAGGACCAGGAGCAGTATTTTGGATGTGGATTAGTGCAGTTGTAGGTATGTCTACCAAATTTTTCACCTCTAGTTTAGCCATAATGTACAGAGGTAAAGACAGTGCAGGTAATACACAAGGTGGTCCAATGTATTTTATAATGGAAGGTCTTGGTAAACACTGGAAGCCATTAGCAATTTTATTTAGTTTTTGTGGTTTAATTGGAGCATTACCAGTATTTAACGTTAACCAATTAACGCAAGCAATAAATGATATTGTATTAAAACCCAATGGAATTACAGTAGATTTTACCTCTAATTTAATTATTGGTTTGGCTTTAGTAATCATAACATCTATCGTAATTTTAGGCGGTTTAAACCGAATAAGTAAAGTTGCATCCAAATTAGTACCAAGTATGGTGTTGTTATATTTTGTGTTGATACTTATTATTTTGTTCGCTAATGCGGAAGTCGTGCCAACTTATTTTAAATTAATATTTACAGATGCTTTTGCAGCAGAAAATTATAAAGGAGACGCTTTTTTAGGAGGTCTTTTAGGAGGATTGATAGTTTTAGGAATCCGACGTGGCGCATTTTCAAACGAAGCTGGTATAGGTACAGCACCTTTAGCACATGGAGCTGCAAAAACCAACGAGCCTATTCGTGAAGGTTTGGTTGCTATGTTAGGACCAGCAATAGATACTTTAATAGTTTGTACGCTTACTGCTTTGGCAATTTTAGTAACAGGTGTTTGGCAAACTACAGAAGCTAATGGTGTTAGCCTAACAGCTAATGCTTTTGGAGCAGCAATGCCAACTTTTGGACGCTATTTACTATTGCTTTGTATTGTAATATTTAGTGTGTCATCATTGTTTTCTTATGCATATTATGGCGGAAAATGTCTGTCGTTTTTAATAGGAGATAAACACAAACATTATTACAACTATTTTTACATTTTAAGTATAATTCTCGGAGCAACAACATCACTTGCGCTAATGATTAATTTGATTGATGGTGTTTTTGCTTTAATGGCAATTCCAACTATGACAGCAACTTTAATATTGGCTCCTAAAGTTTTAAAAGAAGCAAAAGCATATTTTAAAAGGATGAAAGAGATTTAG
- a CDS encoding AraC family transcriptional regulator, which translates to MQSLLNNHKSNRKLTTLVENRTTYNADYAELNIFETHAFAEKVSLTFNFPIIASMLTGQKIMHLDGFEAFDFFPGESVVMPTNKEMVIDFPIATKEQPTQCLALGIDAFKINEVVEKFNQQVAIENENNSWDLNETTSHLINNTDVNHLIERLTYTFTNNNKSKDVLLDLMIQELIVRLLQTKAKSLIINDPNQIFNDTRIGTVIKFIKDNLTNKDISVDLLAKKAYMSTSHFHKQFKNTLGISPIDYINSEKIKFSKKLIKESKDFRMSEIAFKSGFNNTSYFNRQFKKMELMTPQQFKASVNKI; encoded by the coding sequence ATGCAGTCCTTATTAAACAATCATAAAAGCAACAGAAAACTGACCACCTTAGTGGAAAACAGAACAACGTATAATGCAGATTATGCCGAGCTTAATATTTTTGAAACTCACGCTTTCGCGGAAAAAGTCTCGTTGACGTTTAACTTCCCGATTATTGCAAGTATGCTAACTGGACAGAAAATTATGCATTTAGATGGTTTTGAAGCTTTTGATTTTTTTCCAGGTGAATCTGTAGTGATGCCAACCAATAAAGAAATGGTAATTGATTTTCCGATTGCCACAAAAGAACAACCAACACAATGTTTAGCCTTAGGTATTGATGCTTTTAAAATTAATGAGGTTGTAGAAAAATTTAACCAACAAGTGGCTATTGAAAATGAAAATAATAGTTGGGATTTAAATGAAACCACTTCGCATTTAATAAACAATACGGATGTTAATCATTTAATTGAAAGACTAACCTACACGTTTACTAACAACAACAAATCTAAAGATGTTTTATTAGATTTAATGATACAAGAATTGATTGTTAGGCTACTTCAAACTAAAGCAAAATCTTTAATTATAAATGATCCTAATCAGATTTTTAACGATACTAGAATTGGAACGGTTATTAAATTTATTAAAGATAATTTAACCAATAAAGATATCAGCGTAGACTTATTGGCAAAAAAAGCATACATGAGTACGTCTCACTTCCATAAACAGTTTAAAAACACCTTAGGCATCTCTCCTATTGATTATATAAATTCAGAAAAAATTAAATTTTCTAAAAAACTGATTAAAGAATCTAAAGATTTTAGAATGTCCGAAATTGCATTTAAATCTGGATTTAATAACACCAGTTATTTTAACCGACAGTTTAAAAAAATGGAACTAATGACGCCACAGCAATTTAAGGCTTCAGTAAATAAAATCTAA